Proteins co-encoded in one Sulfurospirillum arsenophilum NBRC 109478 genomic window:
- a CDS encoding PilZ domain-containing protein has protein sequence MLLEQFLHETRYLSIAHLYFDEEKLTILHHAKNEHSHFQSFDLNKDLKAVPMADILFIEIGESTKEKLKLLVSIFTKHQPIISYIFADDVENSLLLKFALHFGLTDVLPLKNDENLLLSIFTKNPTKLDNKLYIFQKIELEKKIEHFFPFFVFHGEKLTYANAKAKMLYETNDLADIQAKINHDDELCQALKENEDAQGIIIIEAASGQKESHLCVIKSFPQSSEKIVTLISYDPQSEPKNCSTILNRFDFIDKLKDRLAQQSVTNVAVSLIFINISNLEKLNKTFTSTTIYDSFKNLMAKLFQLKEAHQELIQWSPNLYILMGEEDNFEHACEQTKHLQQELILATENEKITPIILTSAFHVESDDLNEVLEYIEKINTKNLLPHDIARIQYFELDYFDNIIDEQEQIAYLMHNCVNNKIPIKLLNIYKGLCINTNSHIQKMLPENSYQLTCENLQGYAMQLEGETVLQAPNFPKDIKADVAMVDIKHSLVIMKNLKFMRNSANSRQHTRVQTNIRTPVLIKYGHLSSAQGEILDISVNSIAMKVTKSLSEDELMYQKVKLNFSLPNEEGENGYVLMNIEAKVTYITQKNGASKIVVMMENLPKPYDDYLLRYMYNRQKELIFEIRKATKAYN, from the coding sequence CTATGGCAGATATTTTATTTATTGAAATTGGCGAGAGTACCAAAGAAAAACTCAAACTTCTTGTCAGTATTTTTACAAAACATCAGCCCATTATCTCCTATATTTTCGCAGACGATGTTGAAAATAGCCTTCTGCTCAAATTTGCACTGCATTTTGGTCTTACAGATGTTCTACCACTTAAAAATGATGAGAATTTACTCTTGTCTATCTTTACTAAAAATCCTACAAAACTTGATAATAAACTCTATATTTTTCAAAAAATAGAACTTGAAAAAAAGATCGAACACTTTTTTCCTTTTTTTGTTTTTCATGGTGAAAAACTCACTTATGCCAATGCAAAAGCTAAAATGCTCTATGAAACAAATGATCTAGCAGACATCCAAGCAAAAATAAACCATGACGATGAACTCTGTCAAGCTCTCAAAGAAAATGAAGATGCCCAAGGTATCATTATCATCGAAGCAGCTTCGGGGCAGAAAGAAAGCCATTTGTGTGTCATCAAATCCTTTCCGCAAAGCAGTGAAAAAATAGTGACATTGATTAGCTATGATCCCCAAAGTGAACCAAAAAACTGTTCTACAATACTGAATAGATTTGACTTCATTGATAAACTTAAAGATCGCCTTGCGCAGCAAAGTGTAACAAATGTAGCCGTTTCACTCATTTTTATCAATATTTCAAACCTTGAAAAGCTCAATAAAACGTTTACAAGCACCACCATTTATGATTCCTTTAAAAATTTAATGGCAAAACTTTTTCAACTTAAAGAGGCACACCAAGAGCTCATTCAATGGAGTCCAAATCTATACATCCTTATGGGAGAAGAGGACAACTTTGAACATGCATGTGAACAGACAAAACATTTGCAACAAGAGCTCATTCTCGCTACTGAAAATGAAAAAATAACCCCTATTATTCTTACTTCTGCTTTTCACGTCGAATCAGATGATCTTAATGAAGTCTTAGAGTATATCGAGAAGATTAATACAAAAAACCTTTTGCCTCACGATATTGCAAGGATTCAATATTTCGAGTTGGATTATTTTGACAATATCATTGATGAACAAGAACAGATCGCTTATTTGATGCACAATTGTGTCAATAATAAAATCCCCATTAAGCTTCTTAATATCTACAAAGGCCTCTGCATCAATACCAACTCGCACATCCAAAAGATGTTACCTGAGAACAGTTACCAATTAACCTGTGAAAACCTTCAAGGTTATGCGATGCAATTAGAAGGTGAAACCGTTTTACAAGCACCCAACTTCCCAAAAGACATCAAAGCGGATGTCGCTATGGTTGATATTAAACACTCTTTAGTCATTATGAAAAATCTCAAATTTATGAGAAATAGTGCCAATAGCAGACAGCACACACGTGTGCAAACCAACATTCGCACACCAGTACTCATCAAATATGGACATCTTTCCTCTGCACAAGGTGAAATTCTTGATATTTCAGTTAATTCCATTGCCATGAAAGTTACGAAGTCATTATCTGAAGATGAGTTGATGTATCAAAAAGTAAAACTGAATTTTTCACTGCCAAATGAAGAGGGTGAGAATGGTTATGTGCTTATGAATATCGAAGCAAAAGTAACCTACATCACGCAAAAAAATGGCGCTAGTAAAATTGTGGTAATGATGGAAAATCTTCCTAAACCGTATGATGACTACTTACTACGCTATATGTACAATCGCCAAAAAGAGCTGATTTTTGAGATTAGAAAGGCAACAAAAGCTTATAATTAA